A genomic window from Cupriavidus metallidurans CH34 includes:
- a CDS encoding ExeA family protein — protein MNQPNLLALYGLKFNPFAQDIPVEAVFVPPKLDHFCWRIENGMAREGGFAMVHGDPGCGKSVTLRLLHQRLMRVPDLMVGSIAHPQSNLADFYRELSDIFTVPLKPHNRWGGFKALRERWLTHMEASRRRCVLLIDEAQEMAVPALSELRLLAQARFDSQLLLCVVLAGDARLPEKFSREDLIPLGSRIRCRLALESASIDELQACLDHLLAAAGNATLMTMPLRQTLCEHAAGNYRILMNLAGELLAQAAQRELPQIDEKLYLETYSATLNRRARR, from the coding sequence ATGAATCAACCCAACCTGCTGGCCTTGTACGGTCTGAAGTTCAACCCCTTCGCCCAGGACATCCCCGTCGAGGCCGTGTTCGTGCCACCCAAGCTCGATCACTTCTGCTGGCGCATTGAGAACGGTATGGCCCGCGAAGGCGGCTTCGCCATGGTGCATGGCGACCCCGGTTGCGGCAAGAGCGTCACGCTGCGCCTGCTCCATCAGCGCCTCATGCGCGTCCCCGATCTGATGGTCGGCTCGATCGCTCACCCACAGAGCAATCTGGCGGACTTCTATCGCGAGCTCAGCGACATCTTTACCGTACCGCTCAAGCCCCACAATCGCTGGGGCGGCTTCAAGGCGCTGCGCGAGCGCTGGCTCACCCACATGGAGGCCAGCCGCCGCCGCTGCGTGCTGCTCATCGATGAAGCCCAGGAGATGGCGGTGCCAGCCCTCTCGGAACTGCGCCTGCTCGCACAGGCACGCTTCGACTCGCAATTGCTGCTGTGCGTGGTGCTTGCCGGCGACGCTCGCCTGCCGGAGAAGTTCAGCCGCGAGGACCTGATCCCGCTGGGCAGCCGCATCCGCTGCCGTCTGGCGCTGGAGAGTGCGAGCATCGACGAGCTGCAGGCCTGCCTGGACCACTTGCTGGCCGCCGCCGGCAACGCCACCCTGATGACCATGCCATTGCGCCAGACCCTGTGTGAGCACGCCGCCGGCAATTACCGCATCCTGATGAACCTGGCGGGCGAGCTTCTGGCCCAGGCCGCGCAGCGGGAGCTACCGCAGATCGACGAGAAGCTCTATCTGGAAACCTACAGCGCAACCCTGAACCGCCGCGCCAGGCGGTGA
- a CDS encoding IS481 family transposase: MSLSIDHRNRWARLRFSVIGPLLASPPAKGELQQAFQALAAKVWRHPITGADVQFGASSIERWYYRARHVQDPVDQLKNRLRDDCGHFVSLSPAIIEALVEQYRQHPGWTMQLHYDNLRVATKDGPDTLPSYTTVCRYLKAQGLVRKPTPRSSTDGAIAAAARREAREVRSYEVDHVAALWHLDFHHGSRKVLTPDGQWHKPLLLCIMDDHSRLVCHLQWFLDETTASLVHGVSQAIMKRGLPRAIMTDNGAAMMADEFVEGLASLGILHQTTLPYSPYQNAKQERFWGQLESRLMAMLEGESHLTLEQLNLATQAWVEQEYHHKEHAELEATPLQRYLSCADVSRPSPEALALRRAFRIRQHRRQRRTDGTFTLDGVRFEIPGAYRHLEQVCLSYARWDLSQVDLIDARIGAILAAVFPLDKSANADARRAHLTAKGASPANEEPAQAGTAPLLRQLLAEHAATGLPPAYLPPAPTKL, translated from the coding sequence ATGTCACTATCGATTGATCATCGCAACCGATGGGCGCGCTTGCGCTTCTCGGTCATTGGCCCTTTGCTGGCTTCGCCGCCTGCCAAAGGAGAATTGCAGCAAGCGTTCCAGGCACTGGCCGCCAAGGTCTGGCGGCACCCCATCACCGGCGCCGACGTTCAGTTCGGCGCGTCTTCCATCGAACGCTGGTATTACCGGGCCCGTCACGTCCAGGATCCGGTCGATCAACTCAAGAACCGACTGCGCGACGATTGCGGCCACTTCGTCAGTCTGAGCCCAGCCATCATCGAAGCGCTGGTCGAGCAGTACCGTCAGCACCCCGGCTGGACCATGCAGTTGCATTACGACAACCTGCGCGTCGCGACCAAGGATGGCCCGGACACGCTGCCGTCCTACACCACGGTGTGCCGGTATCTGAAGGCGCAGGGTCTGGTGCGCAAGCCAACCCCGCGCTCGAGCACGGATGGGGCCATCGCTGCTGCGGCTCGCCGCGAGGCACGCGAGGTGCGTAGCTACGAGGTCGACCACGTGGCCGCGCTCTGGCACCTGGACTTCCACCATGGTTCGCGCAAGGTGCTCACCCCCGATGGGCAGTGGCACAAGCCGCTGCTGCTCTGCATTATGGACGACCATTCGCGGCTGGTCTGCCACCTGCAGTGGTTCCTCGACGAGACCACTGCCTCGCTGGTGCACGGCGTCTCGCAGGCGATCATGAAGCGAGGGCTGCCGCGGGCCATCATGACCGATAACGGCGCAGCCATGATGGCCGACGAGTTCGTCGAGGGGCTGGCCAGTCTGGGCATCCTGCACCAGACTACCTTGCCCTACAGCCCATACCAGAATGCCAAGCAGGAACGCTTCTGGGGACAGCTCGAGTCCCGGCTGATGGCCATGCTCGAAGGTGAGTCGCACCTCACCCTGGAGCAATTGAACCTCGCCACGCAGGCCTGGGTCGAGCAGGAATACCACCACAAGGAACACGCCGAACTCGAGGCGACGCCTCTGCAGCGCTACCTGTCCTGTGCCGACGTCTCGCGCCCCAGTCCCGAGGCGCTGGCCTTGCGCCGGGCCTTCCGTATCCGCCAGCATCGCCGCCAGCGCAGAACCGACGGCACCTTCACGTTGGACGGCGTGCGCTTCGAGATCCCCGGCGCTTACCGCCACCTCGAGCAAGTCTGCCTGAGCTACGCGCGCTGGGATCTCTCCCAAGTCGACCTGATCGATGCGCGCATCGGCGCGATCCTGGCCGCCGTGTTCCCGCTGGACAAGTCTGCCAATGCCGACGCACGGCGCGCGCATCTCACGGCCAAGGGTGCCTCGCCTGCTAACGAGGAACCCGCGCAGGCTGGCACTGCGCCGCTGCTGCGTCAGTTGCTCGCCGAACACGCCGCCACCGGCCTGCCGCCGGCCTATCTCCCACCCGCACCCACCAAGCTATGA
- a CDS encoding transposase, whose amino-acid sequence MKETSAVCHALLQTPAFFALLRRIDEDLMKVARDRGCCHCGSVLHSANYPRKPRGCPPAAHPDCNTRLSLCCAGCRKRMTPDSVRFLGRRVWLAIVLVLRSSRATGACLDGLPAISWATLKRWRQWWTETFPKTPVGRWLRGLIPPTPEPFIYPDCLLQSVEHDSEDERLAAVLLLLLGPA is encoded by the coding sequence ATGAAGGAGACCTCAGCAGTGTGCCATGCCTTGCTACAAACGCCAGCGTTTTTTGCCCTGTTGCGCCGGATCGACGAAGACTTGATGAAGGTGGCGCGAGACAGGGGCTGCTGCCATTGCGGCTCTGTGCTGCACAGTGCCAACTATCCGCGTAAGCCGCGCGGATGCCCACCGGCAGCACACCCGGACTGCAATACGCGCCTGAGCCTGTGCTGTGCCGGATGCCGCAAACGCATGACGCCCGATTCGGTGCGCTTTCTCGGCCGGCGTGTCTGGCTGGCCATTGTCCTGGTACTGCGATCGAGCCGTGCCACTGGCGCCTGCCTGGACGGCCTGCCGGCGATCAGTTGGGCCACGCTCAAGCGCTGGCGTCAGTGGTGGACCGAGACCTTCCCCAAGACCCCCGTCGGTCGGTGGCTGCGTGGCCTCATCCCGCCAACGCCCGAGCCGTTCATCTATCCCGACTGCCTGCTGCAATCGGTCGAGCACGACAGCGAAGACGAGCGTCTGGCCGCGGTGTTGCTTCTGCTGCTGGGCCCGGCCTGA